In Cyprinus carpio isolate SPL01 chromosome A1, ASM1834038v1, whole genome shotgun sequence, the following proteins share a genomic window:
- the LOC109072263 gene encoding B- and T-lymphocyte attenuator-like isoform X2, producing the protein MIIQATILILICVNVIGTTNGTEMNCVPLIRVPRNSVFRAPVMTKLKINCTITLDGCHRNPRVSWCKLNGSDCKALNYSHHIRTEWKDIKKHEWMAFLIFLNISMEDTGLYRCKEGDTSVSHAINVTVTGADDDLKWLGPYVYICSGVGLVFIVMTVSFLYVIRHQGTKSTRKDKANKNQYMDTHKKDLLLPPHLYLNSDLLTSVVYRV; encoded by the exons atg ATTATCCAGGCCACTATTCTGATATTGATTTGTGTCAATGTCATTGGCACCACAAACG GGACTGAGATGAATTGTGTTCCGTTGATCAGAGTGCCACGAAACAGCGTGTTTAGAGCTCCTGTTATGACCAAGTTGAAGATAAACTGTACTATAACTCTAGATGGATGTCACAGGAACCCAAGAGTCTCATGGTGCAAACTCAATGGAAGTGACTGTAAAGCTTTAAATTACTCACATCACATAAGAACTGAGTGGAAGGACATCAAAAAACATGAATGGATGGCTTTCCTGATTTTCCTGAACATCTCAATGGAGGACACAGGTCTCTACAGATGTAAAGAAGGTGACACATCTGTAAGCCATGCTATTAATGTCACTGTGACAG GTGCAGATGATGATCTTAAGTGGCTCGGGCCATATGTGTACATCTGCAGTGGAGTGGGGCTGGTCTTCATAGTTATGACTGTATCATTTCTTTATGTCATTAGACACCAAG GAACAAAATCTACAAGAAAAGATAAGGCAAATAAAAATCAG TACATGGATACACACAAAAAAGACCTGCTTCTTCCTCCCCATCTCTATCTGAACTCAGACCTGCTGACTTCTGTTGTATACCGTGTTTAA
- the LOC109072263 gene encoding B- and T-lymphocyte attenuator-like isoform X1: MIIQATILILICVNVIGTTNGTEMNCVPLIRVPRNSVFRAPVMTKLKINCTITLDGCHRNPRVSWCKLNGSDCKALNYSHHIRTEWKDIKKHEWMAFLIFLNISMEDTGLYRCKEGDTSVSHAINVTVTDKYKDEVSRNQSNTHQGMNITIHDITGADDDLKWLGPYVYICSGVGLVFIVMTVSFLYVIRHQGTKSTRKDKANKNQYMDTHKKDLLLPPHLYLNSDLLTSVVYRV, translated from the exons atg ATTATCCAGGCCACTATTCTGATATTGATTTGTGTCAATGTCATTGGCACCACAAACG GGACTGAGATGAATTGTGTTCCGTTGATCAGAGTGCCACGAAACAGCGTGTTTAGAGCTCCTGTTATGACCAAGTTGAAGATAAACTGTACTATAACTCTAGATGGATGTCACAGGAACCCAAGAGTCTCATGGTGCAAACTCAATGGAAGTGACTGTAAAGCTTTAAATTACTCACATCACATAAGAACTGAGTGGAAGGACATCAAAAAACATGAATGGATGGCTTTCCTGATTTTCCTGAACATCTCAATGGAGGACACAGGTCTCTACAGATGTAAAGAAGGTGACACATCTGTAAGCCATGCTATTAATGTCACTGTGACAG ataaatataagGATGAGGTGTCACGCAATCAAAGCAACACACATCAGGGCATGAACATTACAATTCATGACATTACTG GTGCAGATGATGATCTTAAGTGGCTCGGGCCATATGTGTACATCTGCAGTGGAGTGGGGCTGGTCTTCATAGTTATGACTGTATCATTTCTTTATGTCATTAGACACCAAG GAACAAAATCTACAAGAAAAGATAAGGCAAATAAAAATCAG TACATGGATACACACAAAAAAGACCTGCTTCTTCCTCCCCATCTCTATCTGAACTCAGACCTGCTGACTTCTGTTGTATACCGTGTTTAA